A single region of the Peromyscus eremicus chromosome 16_21, PerEre_H2_v1, whole genome shotgun sequence genome encodes:
- the Pdcl3 gene encoding phosducin-like protein 3, whose amino-acid sequence MQDPNADTEWNDILRKKGILPPKEGLKELEEEEAEKEEQRLLQQSVVKTYEDMTLEELEENEDEFNEEDERAIEMYRQQRLAEWKATQLKNKFGEVLEISGKDYVQEVTRAGEGLWVILHLYKQGIPLCSLINQHLSGLARKFPDVKFIKAISTTCIPNYPDRNLPTVFVYLEGDIKAQFIGPLVFGGMNLTRDELEWKLSESGAIKTDLEENPRKPVEDVLLSSVRGSVPMRRDSDSEGD is encoded by the exons ATGCAG GACCCCAATGCAGACACCGAGTGGAATGACATCTTACGCAAGAAGGGCATCCTGCCCCCAAAGGAGGGCCTGAAGGAactggaagaggaagaagcagagaaggaggagcagCGACTCCTTCAGCAGTCAGTGG TGAAAACATACGAAGACATGACtttggaggagctggaggagaatGAGGATGAGTTCAACGAGGAGGATGAACGTGCCATCGAGATGTATCG GCAGCAGAGGCTGGCTGAGTGGAAGGCGACTCAGCTGAAGAACAAATTTGGAGAAGTTTTAGAGATCTCAGGAAAGGATTATGTTCAGGAAGTCACCAGAGCCGGCGAGGGCTTGTGGGTGATCTTACACCTGTACAAGCAAGG GATTCCCCTCTGTTCCTTGATAAACCAGCACTTGAGCGGACTGGCCAGGAAGTTTCCCGATGTGAAATTTATCAAAGCCATTTCAACGACCTGCATCCCCAATTACCCCGATAGGAATCTGCCCACGGTGTTCGTCTACCTGGAAGGTGACATCAAGGCCCAGTTCATTGGCCCTCTGGTGTTCGGCGGCATGAACCTGACGAGAGATG AGTTGGAGTGGAAACTGTCGGAGTCAGGAGCAATCAAGACAGACCTGGAGGAGAACCCCAGGAAGCCGGTTGAAGATGTCTTGCTGTCCTCAGTGCGAGGCTCTGTCCCCATGAGAAGGGACAGCGATTCTGAGGGCGACTAA